One Ricinus communis isolate WT05 ecotype wild-type chromosome 1, ASM1957865v1, whole genome shotgun sequence DNA window includes the following coding sequences:
- the LOC8273001 gene encoding heat stress transcription factor B-4, whose product MALVMERCEEMVFSVESQKAVPAPFLTKTYQLVDDPLTDHIVSWGDDQTTFVVWRPPEFARDLLPNYFKHNNFSSFVRQLNTYGFKKVVADRWEFANEYFRKGAKHLLSEIHRRKTPQHQHFHDHQPSSLLPQILQPEESFGWIDHNPFPCPKPSTDILTALSEDNQRLRRKNYMLLSELSHMKSLYNDIIYFIQNHVKPVAMPHNTSNASSMTNSKIIELGSSCQDQSAKNVGLTLGKSSLTLTEESNNNHSQVKLFGVALSGKKRLHPEVMDQQEL is encoded by the exons ATGGCGCTTGTAATGGAGAGATGTGAAGAGATGGTGTTTTCTGTTGAGTCACAAAAGGCAGTTCCTGCACCTTTCTTAACAAAAACATATCAACTTGTTGATGATCCTCTCACTGATCATATTGTCTCTTGGGGTGATGATCAAACTACCTTTGTTGTTTGGAGACCTCCTGAATTTGCTAGGGATCTTCTCCCTAATTACTTCAAGCACAACAACTTCTCAAGCTTTGTTAGGCAGCTAAATACCTAT GGATTCAAGAAAGTAGTAGCAGATAGATGGGAGTTTGCAAACGAGTACTTTAGAAAAGGGGCAAAACACTTGTTATCAGAGATCCACAGGAGAAAAACACCACAGCATCAACACTTCCATGATCACCAACCATCTTCACTACTACCTCAAATTCTCCAACCAGAAGAAAGTTTTGGTTGGATTGATCATAATCCATTTCCATGTCCAAAACCCTCCACCGATATCTTAACAGCACTCTCGGAGGACAACCAGAGACTGAGAAGGAAAAACTACATGCTATTATCAGAACTTTCACACATGAAAAGCCTCTACAATGATATCATATACTTCATTCAAAACCATGTAAAACCTGTTGCAATGCCTCATAATACTAGTAATGCAAGTAGTATGACTAACAGCAAGATTATAGAATTGGGTTCTTCATGTCAAGATCAAAGTGCTAAAAATGTTGGTCTGACGCTGGGCAAGTCTTCACTGACTTTAACTGAGGaatcaaataataatcatagtcAAGTGAAGCTTTTTGGAGTTGCTCTTAGTGGGAAGAAGAGGTTGCATCCAGAAGTGATGGATCAACAAGAATTATAG